ACGATGCGCAGGCTGCCGTCAAGCACATCGGCGCCGGTCCCGCCCTGCAGATACTCGCCGCTTCGGGGCGTGGGCATGCCACCCAATTGTTCGGGGCACACGGGCACGAGGACGTACTTCTTCTTGAGACGCGCGAGGAGCGCGTCGCGCCGCTTGGCGCGCCGGCCGTGCCAGCGGCATGGAATGCCCAGGAAGCACGCGCTCACGAGCACCGGCTCGCAG
This genomic interval from Planctomycetota bacterium contains the following:
- a CDS encoding DUF523 domain-containing protein, giving the protein MLVSACFLGIPCRWHGRRAKRRDALLARLKKKYVLVPVCPEQLGGMPTPRSGEYLQGGTGADVLDGSLRIVDSATGQDLTDFHVSGARYTLEIAETIGARRAFLKAGSPSCDREGVTGELLRRAGVEVTRVP